The following are encoded in a window of Methanoregula sp. UBA64 genomic DNA:
- a CDS encoding zinc ribbon domain-containing protein, which produces MDDPALQGDEQILIRTQGVHVKSISFEGILTTRRIILVDRIKGVLPPKEIPLSTIQSVEPGENAIRDQVIALGVITRTGGARQMVLTFSREGGGNRAKERDEWVRQIEAHLGGPSFEPVAQPAPVRSIPPQYGAPGAYAPSGYPAPAQPRAEPPTAMPAPEPAPAPQETILGTYCTKCGTKVPENSAFCNKCGTRIMRPGETAPAAAPAPAAVQKARPVEREMQSVEPLMERSTVSAPRDPLRTPPQAPPARPYTAPTPVAAPPATPAAHAAPAPAKKEKRRFMPKLFSPKDLPPTPLVQTSAKPPAPKKPSNKKKILLIAGVVIVLLVVVVGAVVVLPKTGLLTGLFHGSTSSGSSGAAATATVTAKTTSSAGSAAGVVAATLTPVSVPQSGVFVYVNYIGGWKGTYGTANETFKATNSGERIMEVVNATGPVSASFGKQDGSSHGLTVTIYKNGKALTTGTSTAANGQVTLSVDTVTGVAQQPVVSGGNSAAVTTTVAAATNTTVKTTTSATANVTAAKTTAK; this is translated from the coding sequence CAGATACTTATCCGGACTCAGGGAGTCCATGTAAAATCGATCTCCTTTGAGGGGATCCTGACCACCCGGCGCATCATCCTGGTGGACCGGATCAAGGGGGTCCTCCCCCCAAAGGAGATCCCGCTTTCCACCATCCAGTCCGTAGAACCCGGGGAGAATGCTATCCGGGACCAGGTGATCGCCCTCGGCGTGATCACAAGGACCGGCGGGGCCCGGCAGATGGTGCTCACCTTCTCCCGTGAAGGGGGAGGGAACCGGGCAAAGGAACGCGACGAATGGGTCCGCCAGATCGAGGCGCACCTCGGAGGGCCGTCGTTTGAACCGGTGGCGCAACCGGCACCGGTCAGGAGCATTCCCCCGCAGTACGGGGCCCCGGGCGCGTACGCCCCTTCCGGCTACCCCGCCCCCGCACAGCCCCGTGCCGAACCCCCGACGGCCATGCCCGCTCCCGAACCCGCACCTGCTCCCCAGGAGACTATCCTTGGAACCTATTGTACCAAATGCGGCACGAAGGTACCGGAGAATTCGGCCTTCTGCAACAAGTGCGGGACACGTATCATGAGGCCCGGGGAAACCGCACCTGCCGCGGCCCCGGCACCTGCGGCAGTACAGAAAGCGCGTCCGGTCGAGCGGGAGATGCAGTCCGTTGAACCGCTGATGGAGAGATCGACCGTCTCGGCACCGCGGGATCCCCTCCGCACCCCTCCGCAGGCACCGCCCGCCCGGCCATACACCGCCCCGACGCCGGTTGCTGCTCCCCCGGCCACGCCGGCGGCGCATGCTGCCCCGGCACCGGCAAAGAAGGAGAAGAGACGGTTTATGCCCAAACTCTTCTCCCCAAAAGACCTGCCGCCGACTCCGCTTGTCCAGACGTCCGCAAAACCGCCCGCTCCCAAAAAGCCGTCCAATAAGAAGAAGATCCTTCTTATTGCCGGCGTTGTTATCGTGCTCCTTGTCGTTGTCGTCGGGGCAGTAGTTGTCCTACCAAAGACGGGACTGCTCACCGGCCTCTTCCATGGATCGACGAGTAGCGGATCCAGCGGCGCCGCAGCAACGGCAACCGTTACCGCAAAAACCACGTCATCAGCAGGATCTGCGGCCGGTGTCGTTGCTGCAACGCTGACACCGGTTTCAGTCCCCCAGAGCGGCGTATTTGTCTATGTAAACTATATCGGCGGATGGAAGGGTACCTATGGAACGGCAAACGAGACGTTCAAGGCCACGAACTCCGGCGAACGCATCATGGAAGTGGTGAATGCAACCGGACCGGTCTCTGCATCGTTCGGGAAACAGGACGGCTCCAGCCACGGACTTACCGTCACGATCTACAAGAACGGCAAAGCACTGACAACCGGGACCTCCACTGCGGCAAACGGCCAGGTAACCCTCTCCGTGGATACCGTTACCGGCGTTGCACAGCAGCCGGTGGTCAGCGGGGGCAACAGTGCCGCCGTAACAACGACGGTTGCGGCTGCCACGAACACTACGGTAAAAACAACGACAAGCGCTACGGCAAACGTGACCGCAGCAAAAACAACTGCAAAATAG